The following proteins are co-located in the Armatimonadota bacterium genome:
- a CDS encoding Lrp/AsnC family transcriptional regulator: MDWKEYGGGGSEIDPDCAQAPFEVNTSMIKLTKKCLIPIVISALAPSALAQSLDNTFDTALGTAGLSTKSARFDQQLLPFFQSKNHPALLYEAAHSDPWRAPFMIETMRDQLAQPSDRIHDELAVGARMLGINIRRSLLADTAATTAQFADRPGALSATLQRMQKEGLIVGAVPNSAALPEPVKQAAALLLTTMMDAAPLRRAAFNRVPNVDSLYVRARTPESDKYDADRVVKTMRDIEDFDIRFIIAGSQDVAASAVAAKLKLLGVDRSEKFNFKISTTWGDVVLSGGADNRYENSSALLIIDTSGDDTYVGLPCNRSFTNWASIVIDVRGNDKYVSNPELVNRAVKNEPNRRNPSGFGPASAALGVAMIFDVMGDDLYRTTAPGIGSATMGVASISDTSGNDIYDCYQNGIGYGNFGLGLVEDIAGNDRYNGFANCQGHGAPMGFGGVIDRGGDDVYVAENNVLDFPSPQSAQANASLSQGAGVGRRADYLDGHSLSGGIGVLYDLDGNDSYSCGVFGQGVGYWDGLGCLFDRAGDDKYNGIWYVQGASAHFGIGYLEDESGTDDYRATTNMAMGAGHDFGLGFLLDRSGNDTYTAPNLSLGASSSNGIGVFMDFIGDDKYEGSNITLGRAAEVTSGSLRDRCLSLGLFYDGGGNDAYPIATNWARNAARLVNWTDRGASPEESQFGIFWDR, encoded by the coding sequence ATGGACTGGAAAGAATACGGGGGAGGCGGCTCAGAGATTGATCCAGACTGCGCCCAAGCTCCGTTCGAAGTGAACACCAGCATGATCAAACTCACCAAAAAGTGTCTTATCCCGATTGTCATTTCTGCTCTTGCTCCTTCGGCACTAGCTCAGAGTTTAGACAACACTTTCGATACCGCGCTAGGGACTGCTGGGCTTTCGACAAAGTCGGCACGGTTCGATCAACAGCTACTTCCATTCTTTCAATCGAAGAATCACCCCGCGCTGTTGTATGAGGCCGCGCATTCAGATCCTTGGCGTGCGCCGTTCATGATCGAAACAATGCGGGATCAGCTGGCCCAACCCAGCGACCGAATTCATGATGAACTTGCGGTTGGCGCGAGAATGCTCGGCATCAACATCCGGCGTTCACTTCTTGCCGATACCGCCGCCACCACCGCACAATTTGCCGACCGTCCCGGTGCACTGTCTGCAACCTTGCAGCGAATGCAAAAGGAAGGATTGATTGTCGGCGCGGTCCCGAATTCGGCGGCTTTGCCGGAGCCCGTGAAGCAAGCGGCGGCTCTGTTGCTGACAACGATGATGGATGCCGCACCGCTGCGCCGAGCCGCGTTCAACAGAGTGCCGAATGTGGATTCGCTCTATGTCCGGGCGCGCACACCTGAATCGGATAAATACGACGCGGACCGAGTCGTGAAGACCATGCGCGATATCGAAGATTTCGATATTCGGTTTATCATCGCGGGTTCGCAAGATGTAGCAGCCTCAGCTGTTGCCGCAAAGCTCAAACTGCTCGGCGTCGATCGAAGCGAAAAGTTTAATTTCAAGATATCAACGACATGGGGAGACGTGGTCCTATCGGGTGGGGCGGACAATCGCTACGAGAATTCGAGCGCGCTCCTCATCATCGACACAAGCGGTGATGACACCTACGTCGGACTTCCTTGCAACAGGTCTTTTACGAATTGGGCGAGCATCGTGATCGACGTGCGTGGGAACGACAAGTATGTGAGCAATCCAGAACTCGTGAACCGAGCCGTCAAGAACGAACCCAATCGCCGCAACCCGAGTGGATTCGGCCCGGCAAGCGCAGCATTGGGTGTCGCCATGATCTTCGATGTCATGGGAGACGACCTTTACCGAACGACCGCTCCTGGGATCGGGTCAGCCACGATGGGAGTGGCCTCGATCAGCGATACCAGTGGCAACGACATCTACGACTGTTATCAAAACGGGATCGGCTATGGCAACTTTGGGCTCGGGTTGGTAGAAGACATCGCTGGGAACGATCGGTACAACGGCTTTGCGAATTGCCAAGGTCATGGCGCACCGATGGGATTTGGTGGCGTGATCGACCGTGGTGGAGACGATGTATATGTTGCTGAGAACAACGTGCTCGACTTCCCAAGCCCGCAGTCGGCTCAAGCAAATGCAAGCTTATCGCAAGGTGCTGGTGTCGGCCGGCGAGCTGACTATCTGGACGGTCACAGTTTGAGCGGCGGAATCGGAGTGCTGTATGACTTGGACGGAAACGACAGCTATTCGTGTGGCGTTTTTGGGCAAGGCGTCGGCTACTGGGATGGGCTAGGGTGCTTGTTCGACCGAGCAGGAGACGATAAATACAACGGCATCTGGTATGTCCAAGGGGCAAGCGCGCACTTCGGGATTGGGTATTTGGAAGATGAATCCGGTACCGACGACTACCGAGCTACGACCAACATGGCGATGGGAGCTGGGCACGACTTCGGGCTAGGTTTTCTCCTTGATCGAAGTGGAAACGACACCTATACCGCTCCAAATTTGAGCCTCGGCGCATCGAGTTCCAACGGAATCGGAGTGTTCATGGACTTTATCGGCGATGACAAGTACGAAGGGTCGAACATCACCTTGGGGCGAGCTGCCGAAGTGACTAGTGGAAGTTTGCGCGATCGCTGCCTTTCGCTCGGGCTGTTTTATGACGGTGGCGGAAACGATGCTTATCCGATCGCAACCAATTGGGCGCGAAATGCGGCACGCCTGGTGAACTGGACTGACCGAGGCGCATCACCTGAAGAGAGCCAATTCGGTATCTTCTGGGATCGGTAG
- a CDS encoding GNAT family N-acetyltransferase: MEFRAVSAESVIQASQENIFASYEHIALKIPGARKVVTPYFDAVVSNRPFSFCNFALNLKASPSELPQVYGELAKLTALHPTIRLVVPDSLDHDCTKEDFERCGFHLNFSLKIMACTQPLPNPSQNLKIIEAKTPDERLQFCEFAFLQFFRYSDNTFRRLGALATSESDHRLFGIADESGLVASMMLVETEHSVGVYNLCVHSAKRGHGYGKNLVYLASQIADSRNTHLVLQTGPETERFYAKLKFEEFGELNSFTLQISE; the protein is encoded by the coding sequence ATGGAATTTCGTGCTGTGAGTGCCGAGAGTGTCATTCAGGCGAGTCAAGAGAACATTTTCGCGTCCTACGAACACATTGCACTGAAAATCCCTGGGGCGCGGAAGGTCGTCACACCTTACTTTGACGCTGTCGTTAGCAATCGGCCATTTAGCTTTTGCAACTTCGCGCTGAATCTGAAGGCCAGCCCGAGTGAGTTGCCACAAGTCTACGGCGAGCTAGCAAAATTAACAGCTTTGCACCCTACGATCCGATTGGTCGTGCCAGATTCGCTGGATCACGATTGCACCAAGGAAGATTTTGAGCGATGCGGATTTCATCTCAATTTCAGCCTCAAGATCATGGCGTGCACCCAGCCACTGCCGAACCCGAGCCAAAACCTGAAAATCATTGAGGCGAAAACACCCGATGAGCGGCTGCAATTTTGTGAATTTGCATTTCTGCAGTTCTTTCGCTACTCCGACAACACATTTCGCCGATTAGGGGCACTCGCAACCTCCGAATCCGACCATCGATTGTTTGGGATAGCCGACGAAAGTGGGCTAGTTGCTTCGATGATGCTGGTGGAAACAGAACATTCGGTGGGGGTTTACAACCTTTGCGTACATTCTGCAAAGCGGGGCCACGGATATGGAAAGAACTTGGTGTATCTCGCAAGCCAGATCGCAGATTCCCGAAACACCCATCTCGTATTACAGACCGGACCGGAGACCGAGAGGTTTTACGCCAAGCTAAAGTTCGAAGAATTTGGCGAACTAAACAGTTTTACTTTGCAAATTTCCGAATAA
- a CDS encoding rhomboid family intramembrane serine protease, giving the protein MIPIRDNVTSKELPLVTWTLVVLNVLIFFWDRGGLAAGGPVNFADLAVRPSEVFASMRGQGDAGDLTTLFTYMFLHGNLAHLVGNMFFLLAFGVNVESVFGALKFALFYLFWGLVAAFAEIYVHPGSMTSILGASGAIGGVLGAYLLLFPGNKITFIVFPLFWWPLKVTAWLLLGFWFMFQIFFPQEGVANWAHAGGFAAGMATVLLLGGRVKLLRGVALEVEADDED; this is encoded by the coding sequence ATGATTCCCATTCGGGACAACGTAACATCCAAAGAATTACCATTGGTCACCTGGACGCTGGTCGTTCTGAACGTGCTCATCTTCTTTTGGGATCGGGGTGGACTTGCTGCAGGAGGTCCGGTTAACTTTGCGGACTTGGCAGTGAGGCCATCAGAAGTTTTTGCTTCGATGCGCGGCCAAGGCGACGCTGGGGACTTAACAACTCTCTTCACCTACATGTTTTTGCACGGCAATCTGGCGCATCTCGTCGGAAACATGTTCTTTCTTCTGGCGTTTGGAGTGAACGTTGAAAGCGTCTTTGGCGCGCTCAAGTTCGCGCTTTTCTATCTGTTTTGGGGGCTGGTCGCGGCCTTTGCCGAAATCTATGTGCACCCGGGCTCAATGACTTCGATCTTAGGGGCGAGCGGCGCGATCGGTGGTGTGCTCGGAGCCTATCTTCTGCTGTTTCCAGGCAACAAAATCACCTTCATTGTTTTCCCGCTCTTCTGGTGGCCGCTCAAGGTCACGGCTTGGTTGCTGCTCGGCTTTTGGTTCATGTTCCAGATCTTTTTCCCGCAAGAAGGGGTGGCGAACTGGGCACACGCAGGGGGTTTTGCCGCTGGAATGGCGACGGTGTTGCTCCTAGGTGGACGTGTCAAACTGTTACGCGGGGTAGCGCTCGAAGTAGAGGCGGATGATGAAGATTAA
- a CDS encoding prepilin-type N-terminal cleavage/methylation domain-containing protein, with amino-acid sequence MDLRKAKAFTLIELLVVVGIVAILASMLFPVFKNAREAAKATNCAVNFRQAGLASGLYLSDNDEGFTPAAYLESPSSNASNDKRWPQLLSPYIRDRRVLKCPSDPNNKISPDAAFDPDLSQLDTLNFDYETSKRTNLGFNYVFLSPIVTTAGGRTSRPQYLSSIYDTSKTIQFVDSVWDLDIAGRPYGGGNHLIVPPCRFSKQGSSLVDTFRFGSDDVYLSNDGWIPGNRESGFLEFGGAWPWHTGKMTVLYVDGSVHKFAPGRLLVGCEAASPNTGRVFDPASYYWDLR; translated from the coding sequence ATAGATTTGAGAAAAGCCAAGGCATTCACCCTCATTGAGTTGCTGGTTGTTGTTGGGATCGTAGCGATCCTGGCATCGATGCTTTTCCCTGTCTTCAAGAACGCACGCGAAGCTGCCAAGGCCACCAACTGCGCCGTCAACTTCCGACAGGCTGGCCTCGCTTCAGGGCTTTATTTGTCAGACAATGATGAAGGCTTTACTCCGGCCGCCTACCTGGAATCTCCAAGTTCGAACGCCAGCAACGACAAGCGATGGCCTCAATTGTTGTCACCTTATATACGGGACCGCCGCGTACTGAAGTGCCCGTCCGATCCGAATAATAAGATTTCACCAGACGCCGCATTCGATCCGGACCTTTCTCAGCTGGATACGTTGAACTTTGATTACGAAACCAGCAAGCGTACGAATCTCGGGTTCAACTACGTATTCTTGTCGCCGATCGTGACGACCGCCGGTGGCCGAACTTCAAGGCCACAGTATCTATCCTCGATCTACGACACATCGAAGACTATCCAGTTTGTGGATTCCGTTTGGGATCTCGATATCGCCGGGCGACCTTACGGCGGTGGAAACCACTTGATCGTTCCGCCTTGCCGATTTTCCAAACAAGGGAGTTCGCTCGTCGACACTTTCAGATTCGGCAGCGACGATGTCTATTTGTCGAACGACGGCTGGATTCCCGGCAATCGTGAAAGCGGATTCTTGGAGTTCGGTGGCGCTTGGCCTTGGCACACCGGAAAAATGACCGTACTTTATGTGGACGGAAGCGTCCACAAATTCGCGCCAGGACGACTTCTCGTAGGCTGCGAAGCTGCATCGCCCAACACGGGCCGAGTGTTTGATCCTGCTTCTTACTACTGGGACCTTCGCTAA
- the csaB gene encoding polysaccharide pyruvyl transferase CsaB, with translation MRKLLAAGYFGCGNLGDDAILLGFIEGAAPLGHDVIALSGSPEETHRNYGITSYARREKNAIRHALSECDALVFPGGSVFQDSSSAWSPIYYWTLVKEAKKLGKPVLMLGQGVGPLTTPVGKSFARRAFMAADGIAVRDPASSKALLELGVKRPVTVAADMAWLLPPANSQQDSDQFGVAGMKTIGISARPHGKGEDTAKLIAAICRKLYDNGYVPTLVEMDQKFDFGMIQQVEKVYGGKIPSLRKVTTPMDMQRRLARMDGLIAMRLHAGILAATVNMPSVMLSYDPKVLAFANEVGLPSLAMNNLTADRVFDSFVTTMQKKAELEAQLAKRKEALIAKAKQNFEVLQQTLR, from the coding sequence ATGAGAAAGCTGTTGGCAGCGGGATATTTTGGTTGCGGCAATCTCGGGGACGATGCCATTCTGCTAGGGTTTATTGAAGGCGCCGCTCCGCTCGGGCATGACGTGATTGCTCTCTCTGGGAGCCCAGAAGAGACTCATCGAAACTACGGAATCACATCGTACGCACGGCGAGAAAAGAATGCGATTCGCCATGCACTCAGCGAGTGTGATGCGCTCGTTTTTCCGGGCGGCAGCGTATTCCAAGATTCATCCAGCGCTTGGAGCCCAATTTACTACTGGACACTCGTCAAAGAAGCGAAAAAACTCGGAAAGCCAGTTCTGATGCTCGGGCAGGGGGTTGGGCCGCTGACCACACCGGTGGGGAAGTCTTTTGCGCGCCGAGCGTTTATGGCCGCAGATGGAATCGCGGTTCGTGATCCCGCATCGAGTAAGGCTCTTTTGGAACTGGGTGTTAAGCGACCAGTGACGGTCGCTGCCGACATGGCGTGGCTACTTCCTCCCGCGAATTCACAGCAGGACTCTGACCAGTTCGGCGTGGCAGGAATGAAGACCATCGGAATTTCAGCCCGGCCACATGGAAAAGGTGAAGACACCGCAAAGCTAATCGCGGCGATCTGCCGAAAGCTCTACGACAACGGCTACGTCCCGACCTTGGTGGAGATGGACCAGAAATTCGACTTTGGGATGATCCAGCAAGTTGAAAAGGTTTACGGCGGTAAGATTCCTAGCCTTCGAAAGGTGACCACTCCGATGGATATGCAGCGACGTTTAGCGCGCATGGACGGATTGATCGCGATGCGACTTCATGCGGGGATATTGGCCGCGACCGTGAACATGCCGTCGGTGATGCTGAGCTACGACCCCAAGGTGCTGGCATTCGCAAATGAAGTAGGACTGCCGTCGCTTGCAATGAACAATTTGACTGCGGATCGTGTCTTTGATTCGTTCGTGACCACGATGCAGAAGAAGGCCGAGCTTGAGGCGCAACTAGCCAAACGTAAGGAAGCTCTGATCGCGAAGGCAAAACAGAATTTTGAAGTACTGCAGCAAACGTTGCGCTAG
- a CDS encoding alpha/beta hydrolase family protein, whose translation MVKFDSPVQTKYVENNSVVLHVSLPAERSEKVPVVIIAHYWGATDLKNESDMSDRLASRGIASIIIELPYHLSRTPYGTRSGQLAIEPDPYLIRKSMTQAVLDIRRTVDWAEFSGLFDNQKIGIVGTSLGAVVSSIAFGVEPRFSCYCSVLGGGDVAAILWSSSRLVKQREVLRNRGWKLDSLRKELVEIEPLNYLKKDDVRPAYFILARYDTVIPVESQRLLSESTGDKPKLWLDTGHYGGFLVQPSVQRTVANFFSETFRGIPFEPPSRLFAPTIRLASIAAFPTGLQVGVGLDLWKSNENADGFGTLMLTPKGPQGFIGYKLKGGFAIGVSITPKRSGPGILWNFVL comes from the coding sequence GTGGTGAAGTTCGACAGCCCGGTCCAAACGAAATACGTTGAAAACAACTCTGTGGTTCTGCACGTTTCGTTGCCGGCCGAGCGAAGCGAAAAAGTGCCGGTGGTGATCATTGCCCACTATTGGGGAGCGACAGACCTCAAAAACGAATCCGATATGAGTGATCGATTGGCTTCGAGGGGCATCGCGTCGATCATCATCGAGTTGCCGTACCATCTCAGCCGCACGCCGTATGGCACCAGGTCTGGGCAGCTCGCGATCGAACCCGATCCGTATTTGATTCGAAAGTCGATGACTCAGGCGGTGCTCGACATTCGCCGTACCGTCGATTGGGCGGAGTTTTCTGGACTCTTTGATAACCAGAAAATAGGAATCGTTGGCACGAGCCTCGGCGCGGTTGTCAGCTCGATCGCATTCGGAGTTGAGCCTCGATTTTCTTGCTATTGCTCTGTTCTCGGCGGCGGAGATGTGGCTGCGATTTTGTGGTCGAGTTCTCGGTTGGTGAAGCAGCGTGAAGTCCTCCGTAATCGAGGCTGGAAACTCGATTCACTCCGAAAAGAGCTCGTCGAGATCGAGCCGCTGAATTACTTGAAAAAGGACGACGTTCGTCCAGCCTATTTCATCCTCGCCAGGTACGACACGGTGATTCCGGTCGAATCCCAGCGACTATTATCAGAGTCAACCGGGGACAAGCCCAAATTGTGGCTCGACACCGGGCACTATGGCGGATTTCTGGTCCAGCCGAGCGTGCAGCGAACGGTGGCAAATTTCTTCAGCGAAACCTTCCGCGGGATCCCATTTGAGCCACCAAGTCGGCTTTTCGCCCCGACTATCCGGCTGGCTTCGATCGCCGCGTTCCCAACTGGGCTACAAGTTGGCGTTGGGCTCGACCTGTGGAAGTCGAACGAGAATGCGGATGGATTTGGCACATTGATGCTCACCCCAAAAGGTCCGCAGGGGTTTATCGGCTATAAGCTCAAGGGCGGATTCGCGATCGGGGTCAGCATCACGCCGAAGCGGTCTGGTCCTGGAATCTTATGGAATTTCGTGCTGTGA
- a CDS encoding carboxypeptidase regulatory-like domain-containing protein yields the protein MILNRISSLLFVGAAVFLAGCGILEVPKTSTITGRITDLAGMPVRNARVYTIDGETKSSSNGSYTLPMNREDFLTVFAEINQDGVTYKGRTVVRTVQDQTQLSANVVVAPISTLSRIHGRVTDSFGAPIVNARVYAYTTGYLSSAMVSTDVNGFYNLEDLIGGRQYTVQAGAVTYSNDTVTVTMSNGDDRVINFSLFDSGTPTLPQVTGVTARTWVSQPIASRGGIGPEAYEAIKRRWSPNRADYVATSRTSSSGAPIEVELNWNRLQGDDFQGYGVYRGTGTGTITDYDYYREPMAGTYIDSDVALNPNALYRYQLTALGTDFPNNGSAEGPRSVAVDARTLDDLIATVNQTTGLRFNWNNDSGATSFVIYIFDRIPGVGVTSIWNNETSRASGTSFVYDTAGNPAGLTTSRTYWYVVLGLANSDSSRTLSTIGSFTY from the coding sequence ATGATCTTGAATAGGATTTCTTCGTTATTGTTCGTTGGAGCCGCGGTGTTTTTAGCCGGGTGCGGCATTCTGGAAGTACCTAAAACTTCGACGATCACGGGCCGGATTACCGATCTTGCTGGGATGCCAGTGCGGAACGCCAGGGTTTACACGATTGACGGGGAGACGAAAAGCTCTTCTAACGGTTCGTACACCTTGCCGATGAACCGGGAAGATTTCCTCACCGTATTTGCAGAAATCAATCAGGACGGCGTGACCTATAAAGGTCGTACGGTGGTGCGCACTGTTCAAGATCAGACGCAACTCAGCGCAAACGTCGTGGTCGCTCCCATTTCGACGCTTTCTCGAATTCATGGCCGGGTTACCGATTCATTTGGCGCACCGATCGTCAACGCCCGGGTGTATGCCTACACGACCGGCTATCTCAGTAGCGCGATGGTCAGCACCGACGTGAACGGGTTCTATAACCTCGAGGATCTGATCGGTGGGCGACAGTACACCGTTCAGGCAGGAGCGGTCACCTATTCGAACGACACGGTCACCGTCACGATGTCGAATGGTGACGATAGAGTCATCAATTTCTCGCTGTTTGATTCTGGGACGCCCACATTGCCGCAAGTCACGGGAGTCACTGCTCGGACCTGGGTGTCTCAACCGATCGCATCCCGTGGAGGCATCGGGCCAGAGGCTTATGAAGCGATTAAGCGCCGGTGGAGCCCTAATCGCGCCGACTATGTTGCCACGAGCCGCACTTCGTCGAGTGGCGCGCCAATCGAAGTCGAATTGAATTGGAACCGATTGCAGGGCGATGATTTCCAGGGTTATGGCGTGTACCGAGGTACCGGGACTGGAACGATCACCGACTACGACTACTACCGCGAACCGATGGCGGGAACCTATATTGATAGCGATGTCGCTCTGAATCCAAACGCGTTGTATCGCTACCAGCTCACCGCGCTCGGGACGGATTTTCCGAATAACGGCTCTGCTGAGGGGCCACGAAGTGTCGCTGTTGACGCGCGAACCTTGGATGACCTCATCGCCACCGTGAATCAAACAACGGGCCTGAGGTTCAATTGGAACAACGATTCGGGCGCGACTTCATTCGTGATTTACATCTTCGACCGGATTCCTGGTGTCGGCGTGACCTCGATTTGGAACAACGAAACTTCCCGGGCAAGTGGGACATCGTTTGTTTACGATACTGCCGGGAACCCTGCGGGCCTGACTACGTCCCGTACATACTGGTACGTTGTTCTCGGTCTTGCAAACTCCGACTCGAGCCGAACTTTGAGCACCATCGGTTCCTTCACTTATTAG